The genomic interval TGGTCATGTTCTATTTCATCCTTTGTTGGAAAGCCAGTCGTTGAGATATTCGAAGCGGGAAATGGACGCGGTATCATACTCACCGGTTGTAAGCTTTCTCAGCAGCCAGCGATAAGAGTCTGCATACGCGGCCAGTGGCTGATCCGTTAACATGTGCGTGCCGTGTACGGCAAATGGCGGCAGATATATCATCTTGCACAAATTAGCGGCCTGTTCAAAAGGCCTCAAAAATTCACGCAGGGTAAACTGATTATGTTGATTGGCTGCGTAAGATTCACGTGTGCCTCCCGCAGTCAGGGCTACAAATGCAATTTTATCTTTC from Deltaproteobacteria bacterium HGW-Deltaproteobacteria-6 carries:
- a CDS encoding NAD(P)H oxidoreductase, producing IVWHFPFYTYSAPALLKQWMDVVLEYGWAHGSKGNALKDKIAFVALTAGGTRESYAANQHNQFTLREFLRPFEQAANLCKMIYLPPFAVHGTHMLTDQPLAAYADSYRWLLRKLTTGEYDTASISRFEYLNDWLSNKG